The Ignavibacteria bacterium genome contains the following window.
GAAAGATCAACAAGCTCAGGGACATCAATTTGCAATTATACCGTGGGTTGGACCAATTCCATTTTATTCACATTATTGCGGAGCAAAAGTTCAAAGAGTTTTCTGGAGATATGAAAAGTTGCTGAAGTAGTAAATTTTTATTACGATAAATTAAGCTTTTAGATAATCGAACACTTTTGTTGAAATCAATTTTCATTATCCTTTAAAATTTTAGAAAAGGATATTTGAATTAAGTGATTATTTAATTTAAATCACATCCAGCGTCACTTCTTCGCTCAAAGTGATTTTTTCATTAATTTTGCATCAAAATCTGATAAGATTGAAAATCTGATATATGTCTTATACAATTGGAATTTTAGGTGGCGGGCAGCTTGCCAGAATGTCTGCTCTCGCAGCATATCGATTGGGCTTCAAAATTAATATCCTCGAAAAAGAAAAAAACTCTCCTGCCGGTCAAATAACGTCAAATGAGTTTGTTGGTTGGGTCGATGACAAAAAACTGCTCAAAAAATTTATTGATAGTTCAGATATAATTACCCTCGAAAATGAATTCATCGACAGCGAGCACCTCAGCTGGATCGAAAATCAAAATAAAAAAGTTGTCCCATCAGCAAAGACAATTAGTTTAATTCAAGATAAATTAATTCAAAAGCAAACTTTCAAGAAATCAAATCTACCAGTACCAGAATTTATTGAAGTAAAAGCTAATTCAACTTATAACGAGTTGAATAAAATTTTTGGAAATAAGTTTCTTCTTAAATCAAGAAAATTAGGCTATGATGGATACGGCAATGCAACAATCAATAATGAGTTTGACTTCTCAAATGCAATAAAAAAATTGACCAATCGTCATTACGACTTGATGGCTGAAGAATTTATTGATTTCAAGAAAGAACTTGCAATAATGGTAGTTAGAACCAAAAAAGAAATAAAGACTTATCCTGTAGTTGAAACAATTCAGAAAAATCATATCTGTCATCTTGTAATCGCTCCTGCTCAAATTGAACCATACCTGATTGACGAAGCAAAAGAGATAGCTGTTGAAGCTGTAAAATCAATTAAAGGTTACGGTATCTTTGGAGTTGAATTTTTCCTTACAAAAGACAATAAAATTCTAATCAATGAAATAGCTCCAAGACCACATAATACTGGACATTACACAATTGATGCCTGCATCACATCCCAATTCGAAAATCATATTCGAAGTGTTTTGAATCTTCCACTGGGTTCAGCTGAAATGATATATCCTTACGCTGTAATGATCAATCTTCTTGGTAAAGTTAATCGAGAAAACAAAAAAATTAATCTCACCAGAGTTTTAAAATTTGAAGATGCCCATCTTCATATTTATGGTAAAAGGTTCTCACGAGTTGGCAGGAAAATGGGACACATCACATTCTGCGGAAAAGATCTCAATTTAATTTACAAAAAAGCACTTGAAGCAGAACAAGAAATAATCATATAGGAGAAATATGAAAAAGAAACCTCAAGTTGCAATAATTATGGGTAGCGATTCTGATTTTCCAATAATGCAGGAGGCAGCAAATGTTCTAAAAGAATTTGATGTTGAATATGAGTTAAAAATTGTTTCAGCTCATCGTACACCTGGATTTATGGCAAAATACACAAGCACAGCACACAAAAGAGGAATAAAAGTTATAATAGCTGGTGCTGGAGGTGCAGCGCATTTACCTGGAATGTCAGCTTCTTTTTCTCCCCTGCCAGTAATTGGTGTTCCAATTAAAACAAAATCGATGGATGGTCTTGATTCCCTCCTTTCAATTGCTCAAATGCCTTCTGGAGTTCCAGTTGCAACTGTTGCAATTAACAACGCTCGAAATGCTGGATTACTCGCTGTTCAAATTCTGGGAATTTGTGATAAAAAGCTTTTCAAAAAAGTCGTTGAGTACAAAGAAAAACTTGCAAATGAATCAATGAATAAAAATAAAGTTCTCGCTAAATAAGTCTAAATTTCTTAAACAAATTTCAAACAGTGAAAGAGAGAAAAATTTTTGATGAACTTCGAAGCAGTAATTGGACTTGAAATTCACGCACAGCTTCTGACAGACTCAAAACTTTTCTGTGGATGCTCAACAAAATTTGGCAATCCGCCTAATACAAATGTTTGTCCTGTTTGTATGGGCCATCCCGGAGTTCTGCCAGTTCTGAATAAAAAAGCTGTTGAATACACAATTAAAATGGGATTGGCTACCAATTGCACGATTAACAGAAAATCTGTCTTTGCGAGAAAAAATTATTTTTATCCTGATTTACCCAAAGGTTATCAAATTTCTCAATATGAATTTCCTCTTTGCTCAAATGGTTATCTTGAATTAGAAATCGAAAACGAAAAAAGAAAAATCAGAATTAACAGAATCCATCTTGAAGAAGACGCTGGCAAATCCATTCATGATCAAGGTCCTTATACTTTACTTGATTTCAATCGGTGCGGAGTTCCACTAATCGAAATTGTTACTGCACCTGATTTGAGAAGTCCAGAAGAAGCCGGAAAATTTTTAACTGAAATTAGACAAATCGTCAAATATCTGGGCATTTGCGATGGAAATATGGAAGAAGGAAGTTTGAGATGCGATGCGAATGTCTCTATCCGCGAAAAAGGCTCTGATATTTTAGGTACAAAGACAGAAGTAAAAAATATGAACTCAATTCGATACGTTGTTGAAGCATTGAAATGTGAAATCGATCGACAGATTGAAATTTTATCAAATGGTGGCAAGATTGAACAACAAACACTTTTGTGGAATTCGGATAAACAAACTGTTGAACCGATGAGGTCAAAAGAAGAAAGTCACGATTACCGTTATTTCCCCGAACCTGATCTGCCACAACTTGAACTTGATGAAATCTGGTTAGAATCAATTCGCAAAACTTTGCCAGAACTTCCATCAATTAGAAAACTGCGATTAAAATCTCAATACAATCTTCCCGATTACGATGTTGAAATTCTGACTACTGAAAAAGAATGGGCTGATTACTTCGAGGAAACAGCCAAACATACAAATGATTATAAAGCCATTAGCAACTGGTTTATGACGGAAATTTTAAAAATCATAAATGAAGAAAAAATTTCTATCCAAGACTTTGTGATCAAACCAGAATGGCTCGCAGAATTAATTAACTCAATAAATAATCAAACCATTAGTGGTAAAATTGCGAAGGAAGTCTTTAATGAAATGTTGAGCAATCCACAACCTCCTCAGGAGATAATTAAGAATAAAGGGCTAGTGCAAATAACAGATGAAAATGAAATAATTAAAGTTGTTGAAAAGGTTTTAAATGAAAATCAAAAACAGGTTGAACAATATTTGAGCGGTAAAGAAAAAGTGTTTGCTCATTTTGTCGGACAGGTAATGAAAGAGACAAAAGGTAAAGCAAATCCAGGTCTTGTAAATAAAATTCTAAACGAAAAATTAAACGCCTTGAAATCAAAAAATTAATTCAAATCAATAAAGAAATTCCAATGAAGAAAAAAGTAGCTTTGATTTTTACCGGCGGAACAATCTCAATGAGAATTGACGAAAACACCGGCGGTGCAGTTCCTTATCTCAGCGGCAATGAATTAGTTGAATTAATTCCTTCGCTTCGTGATTTAGCAGAAATTGAAATCTATGACTTTGGTAAATATCCAGGTCCACATATGACATTGGACTTAATGATGCAATTGAAGGATGTCGTAAAAAATTATTTAGACCGTGAAGACATTACTGGTGTTGTAATCACTCATGGAACAGACACACTCGAAGAAACAGCATACTTGCTCGACTTAACCATAAACTCACCTAAGCCGGTTGTTTTGACCGGTTCAATGAAAAACACATCTGAACCTGACTGGGATGGCGAAAAAAATTTAATTGATTCAATTATAGTATCGATGAGCGAAAATTGTAAAGATTTAGGTGTACTTGTTTGTATGAATGGAGAAATCAACGCAGCCAGCGAAGTTTCAAAAATTTATTCAGATGAAATTGAATCTTTCAAAAGTCTTGATTTCGGTTCACTTGGATTTGTTTCTAAAAATAGAGTAATAATCAATCGATTGCCAAGAAAAAGAGAATACATTCCATCAAATAAGATCGAAAAAGATATTGATATAATTTTAGTTCATGCAGATATGAGCGACAAATTTTTCCGTTTCAGTGCTGATAGCGGTGCAAAAGGAGTTGTGGTTGAAGCACTCGGCGTCGGCAATGTTCCTCCAAAGGCATACGATGGAATTAAATATATTCGTGAGAAGGATATTCCAGTAGTTTTAACATCTCGCTGTCCAGCTGGTGAGACGATGGACATTTACGGATATTATGGCGCTGGCAAGTGGCTAAAAAAAATTGGAGTGATCTTTGCCGATTACTTAAATGGTCAAAAAGCAAAAATCAAATTGGGTCTTTTACTTGGAATGGGCTGTTCATATGAAGAATTAAAAAGATGGTTTGAGGAATAATTATAGATCAACTTTGACAAGATTTTCAATCTGTCTTCCCAGAAACATTTCCCCAACTTCTCTAAACTTTTGAGGCAGGTCACTTACAAAAAATGAGTAATTCGGTTTCAAAGTTGATTGATTGATTAAATTTTCTTTTTCAAGAATTTGTTTTACTACTCGAGCAGTTTCGACTCCGCTGTCTACTAAGATTACATCTTCACCGATCACTTTTTGAATTGTATCTTTCAATAGTGGATAATGTGTACATCCGAGCACCATTGTATCAATCGATTTTTTCTTAAGTTCACTTAAATACTCTTCAGCTGCGAGTTGAGCAATTTTATGATTTGACCAACCCTCTTCTACAATTGGAACAAACAAAGGACAGGCTTTCCCATAAACTTCAATTGATGGATCAATCAATTTAATTTCTTTTTCATAAGCTTTGCTCTGAATTGTAGCAGTTGTCCCAATTACAGCAACTCTTTTATTCTTTGTGTTCTTTACTGCCGCTTCAGCTCCTGGTTTAATCACACCCACAACAGGCAATTCAGTCATAGATTGAATTTCACTCAATGCAACTGCCGAAGAAGTATTGCAGGCAATTACAATCAATTTTACATTTTGAGAAAGTAAAAATTTTGTGTTTTGAATTGAATACTCTTTTATGGTTTTTTCTGATTTTGTCCCGTAAGGTACTCGAGCTGTATCGCCAAAGTAAACAATACTCTCATTAGGAAGGATTTGCATTAATTCTTTTACAACAGTCAATCCACCAATTCCTGAGTCAAAAACACCGATTGGATTTTGAGGAGAAATTTTCATCAAGAACTAAAAGCCCTCTCAAAATTCAATAAAGTATCTATTAATTCTTTTTTTATTTCATCAAATTTGTAGGACGGAATTTTTTGATAATTTGAATCCAGAACATAAAAACTATCGAAAGCACCATTTAATTTTGTTCCGATCTTGGCAAAGTAGATATTCAAACCAAGCTCTGTTAACTTTTTAGTTATCAGGTATAAAAGCCCAATTCGGTCAGAAGCGTGAATATCTATTATAGTATAAACTGGATGTGTTTCAAATTTAATTTCAACATCGATTGATGCAAATTTTCTTTTATCCAATCTCTTCCATTTATCTCTGTGTTCTTCAAACGCTTTTTCAAGATTATAATTTTGCAAAAGGACACGAGTAATTGTTTCCGCAAGAATTTCAAAATGATCTTCCGTCAAAGGTTTTTGTGTAACAAAATCGGTGATCTTAAAAGTATCAATAATTATGTTGTCCTTTCGAGTAAAAATACTTGCATCGTGAATGTTGCAATCACTTATTGAAATGGAGCCACAAATTTTTGAAAGCAAGCCTCTCGAGTCCTGAGTGATAACTGTAAGCTGAGTAAAGTCTTCAGTATTGTTGTGAAGAATTGAAAGAACATTGCCTTTTTTAATTTCATTAATGTGTGAAGCAATCTCTTCTTCTGAGAATGTGTATAAATAATTTGTATCATTTATTTTTTCGATATGATCAAGATAATCTTTTTCATCAATCGTAAATTTTGCAAAATCAAATTTTTCAATCTTGGGACTTAAGAGTTCTTCAGCGGTAATACCGTATAAAATCATTTCCTTCGTTTTAGTATAAAGTTCATTCAATAAAGAACTTTTCCAGGTTGTCCACAAACTTGGATTAACTGCAGAGAGATCAGCATAAGTCAAAAGGTAAAGAAAATCGAGCTCTTGAAGACTTTTGAATTTCGATCGGAATGAATTCAATATGTTAACATCATTGAGATTTCTTCTAAATGCTGTTTGCTCCATCAAAAGATGATTTTCTACAAGAAACGAAACCATTTCTATTTCATCTTCAGAATAAGTAAATCTTTGCATCACATTTTCAGCTATTTGAGAACCAATTAACTCGTGGCCAGAGTGTGTAATCGGTTTTGCGATATCATGAAAAAGAACAGCAAGGATTAAAAGCTCTTTGTTCTCATATTTCCTGAAAATTTCTCCGATCAAAGAATTGTCAAATTCAAGATTATATAGATTTTTTATTGCCATCAAAGTATGTTCATCAGTAGTGTAAATATGATATGCATTAGGCTGGAAAAACAATTTTAGAGCATCGAATTCGGGAATTAAAAATCCGAGTACTCCGAGTCGATGCATATTTACAAGTGCATTACTCAGATTTTCAGATCTCTGGAAAAACTTTCTAAAAGATTTTTTCACATTAAAATCTATTACCTCAGTACCATCAAAATATTCAAGACTATTTTTTATGCGCTCATCAAGTTTGTTATCAAAAATTGCATCGTATTGCGCTTGAAAATGAAAAGCATCTAAAATTTGCGGTAAAGTTAACCTCTCATCTTTCTGCTGGAAGATAAATTTTCCACAAAGAATAAAATCTTCATTAAGCTGATAAGCTTTATAACTTGAACAAGGATGAATAAATTTCAAAGCTTCTTTTCGGAATGAATCAAGTAAAGAATTCAATTTCAGGGAAGACTCAAAATACTTTTTCATCATCTCGATATGATTTTCATCGAGTTCTGAACCTTCGGGATATAAATACCTTACAATATTCAATTGAGCCTGAAAATCTAACCTATCCCTTGAGTTCGAATTAACAATATGAAGTGCATTTCTTACTTTTATCAGGTAATCATAAGCATTGTAAATCGCTTCTGCTTCTGATGTAAAGAATGAACCGGAATTAACAGCGCTTAATAAGAATTGATTAACCGCTGTATCAAATTTCTCAAGTACTGGTATCTCATTTTTCAGAAGGTAGTAAATCCACGCAGCTGAATGTAAATCTCTAATTCCACCTCGAGTATTTTTTATATTCGGTTCAAGAATTAATGGTGAGTTCCCGTAAGAACTATGCCTCTTTTCAATATCACTTAAATATGAATCCAGAAGATTTCTTTTGAGTTCTGAATTAATGATGTTTCGAAGGTTATCCAAAAATTTCAAAAATATTGCTTGAGAACCGGATATAAATCTCATTTCAAGTAATTGAGTAAAAGAGAGCAAATCATTCTCAGCAAATTGGTAGATCTGATTAAATGTCCTGATCGAATGAGAAACATTAATTCCTGTATCCCATAACTTTTGAATAGTTCTAATGATGTAATCTTTATGCTCGTCAATAGAATTAGTAATGAAAATTAAATCAATATCTGAGAAAGGCGAGAGTTCCATTCGACTCAATCCGCCAATTGCAGCAACTGCTAACTCATCGGGGCAATCTTTTGTCAGACTTTGAATTTTATCGTTGTAGATTTGGGATAATTTAAGTGAGAATTCTAATCCAGAATTAAAATTCTTAAAATCATCAATTAATTTATTAATGTTCTTTATAAAAGATTCCTTTGTCTCTAACATAGTTCATCAAAAATGATTTGTTTCGTTCAAATTAAGGATTTATTTCAATCGTTCAAATCTTGCCTGGAAAAATCTCAGATACTTAGGCTCATAAACCATTTTCAATCCTTTGATTTCTTTTCTTCTGTTATAAACTTCAACAATCGATTCAAATGTTACATCCATATGAGCCTGAGTGTAAACTCTCCGTGGAATTGTCAATCTTACAAGCTCAAGTTTTGGATAGTTATGATCGCCTGTCTCTTTATTTCTTCCAGCAGATACAATTCCTCTTTCCATTGCTCTCACACCTGAATCAATGTAAATTTCTGCAGCAAGAGTTTGAGCTGGGAATTGAATTTGTGGAATATGAGGTAAGAACTTTTTCGCATCAAGGAAAATTGCATGACCACCAATTGGTTTTACTATTGGAATTTTAGCTTTGATCAATTTATTACCGAGATACTCAACCTGACCGATTCTAGCTTTAATATGATCAAGCTGAACCATCTCCTCAATTCCACGAGCCATAGCTTCCATATCACGACCAGCAAGCCCGCCGTAAGTATGAAGTCCTTCATAAACAACAACAAGATTTCGAGCTTCTTCAAAAACTTTCTTATTTCGAGTCGCTAAAAATCCTCCAATATTAACAAGACAATCTTTCTTTGCACTTACCCAGATTCCTTCAAAGTGAGAACAAAACTCTCTTAAAATTTCTTCAATTGATTTATTCTGATAACCTTTTTCACGGACTTTAATGAAATAAGCATTTTCAACTGCACGTGTTGCATCACACCACATTTTGATACCGTGTTTCTGGCAGAAAGCTTTTACTTCACGAACATTTTCCATAGAGATTGGTTGACCGCCTGCCATATTCACAGTTGCTGCAACTGAAATGTATGGAATTTTCTTTGCACCAACTTTCTTAACTAAAGCTTCAAGTTTGTTCAAATCAATATTTCCTTTGAATGGATGTTCATTTTCAGGATCGTGTGCTTCATCGATAATTACATCAACAAAAGTTCCGCCAGCAAGTTCTTGATGTAATCTTGTAGTTGTAAAATACATATTGCCTGGAATGTAATCGCCTGGCTTAATTAAAATTTTTGAAATAATATGTTCTGCACCCCTACCCTGGTGAGTAGGGACAAGATATTTAAAACCATAATATTTTCTTACAGCATCTTCAAGATGATAATAATTTTTACTGCCAGCATAAGCTTCATCGCCTAACATCATTCCAGCCCATTGATAATCGCTCATTGCGCTTGTTCCGCTATCGGTTAACA
Protein-coding sequences here:
- a CDS encoding HD domain-containing protein, yielding MLETKESFIKNINKLIDDFKNFNSGLEFSLKLSQIYNDKIQSLTKDCPDELAVAAIGGLSRMELSPFSDIDLIFITNSIDEHKDYIIRTIQKLWDTGINVSHSIRTFNQIYQFAENDLLSFTQLLEMRFISGSQAIFLKFLDNLRNIINSELKRNLLDSYLSDIEKRHSSYGNSPLILEPNIKNTRGGIRDLHSAAWIYYLLKNEIPVLEKFDTAVNQFLLSAVNSGSFFTSEAEAIYNAYDYLIKVRNALHIVNSNSRDRLDFQAQLNIVRYLYPEGSELDENHIEMMKKYFESSLKLNSLLDSFRKEALKFIHPCSSYKAYQLNEDFILCGKFIFQQKDERLTLPQILDAFHFQAQYDAIFDNKLDERIKNSLEYFDGTEVIDFNVKKSFRKFFQRSENLSNALVNMHRLGVLGFLIPEFDALKLFFQPNAYHIYTTDEHTLMAIKNLYNLEFDNSLIGEIFRKYENKELLILAVLFHDIAKPITHSGHELIGSQIAENVMQRFTYSEDEIEMVSFLVENHLLMEQTAFRRNLNDVNILNSFRSKFKSLQELDFLYLLTYADLSAVNPSLWTTWKSSLLNELYTKTKEMILYGITAEELLSPKIEKFDFAKFTIDEKDYLDHIEKINDTNYLYTFSEEEIASHINEIKKGNVLSILHNNTEDFTQLTVITQDSRGLLSKICGSISISDCNIHDASIFTRKDNIIIDTFKITDFVTQKPLTEDHFEILAETITRVLLQNYNLEKAFEEHRDKWKRLDKRKFASIDVEIKFETHPVYTIIDIHASDRIGLLYLITKKLTELGLNIYFAKIGTKLNGAFDSFYVLDSNYQKIPSYKFDEIKKELIDTLLNFERAFSS
- a CDS encoding 5-(carboxyamino)imidazole ribonucleotide synthase: MSYTIGILGGGQLARMSALAAYRLGFKINILEKEKNSPAGQITSNEFVGWVDDKKLLKKFIDSSDIITLENEFIDSEHLSWIENQNKKVVPSAKTISLIQDKLIQKQTFKKSNLPVPEFIEVKANSTYNELNKIFGNKFLLKSRKLGYDGYGNATINNEFDFSNAIKKLTNRHYDLMAEEFIDFKKELAIMVVRTKKEIKTYPVVETIQKNHICHLVIAPAQIEPYLIDEAKEIAVEAVKSIKGYGIFGVEFFLTKDNKILINEIAPRPHNTGHYTIDACITSQFENHIRSVLNLPLGSAEMIYPYAVMINLLGKVNRENKKINLTRVLKFEDAHLHIYGKRFSRVGRKMGHITFCGKDLNLIYKKALEAEQEIII
- a CDS encoding asparaginase; amino-acid sequence: MKKKVALIFTGGTISMRIDENTGGAVPYLSGNELVELIPSLRDLAEIEIYDFGKYPGPHMTLDLMMQLKDVVKNYLDREDITGVVITHGTDTLEETAYLLDLTINSPKPVVLTGSMKNTSEPDWDGEKNLIDSIIVSMSENCKDLGVLVCMNGEINAASEVSKIYSDEIESFKSLDFGSLGFVSKNRVIINRLPRKREYIPSNKIEKDIDIILVHADMSDKFFRFSADSGAKGVVVEALGVGNVPPKAYDGIKYIREKDIPVVLTSRCPAGETMDIYGYYGAGKWLKKIGVIFADYLNGQKAKIKLGLLLGMGCSYEELKRWFEE
- the purE gene encoding 5-(carboxyamino)imidazole ribonucleotide mutase, which produces MKKKPQVAIIMGSDSDFPIMQEAANVLKEFDVEYELKIVSAHRTPGFMAKYTSTAHKRGIKVIIAGAGGAAHLPGMSASFSPLPVIGVPIKTKSMDGLDSLLSIAQMPSGVPVATVAINNARNAGLLAVQILGICDKKLFKKVVEYKEKLANESMNKNKVLAK
- the gatB gene encoding Asp-tRNA(Asn)/Glu-tRNA(Gln) amidotransferase subunit GatB, whose product is MNFEAVIGLEIHAQLLTDSKLFCGCSTKFGNPPNTNVCPVCMGHPGVLPVLNKKAVEYTIKMGLATNCTINRKSVFARKNYFYPDLPKGYQISQYEFPLCSNGYLELEIENEKRKIRINRIHLEEDAGKSIHDQGPYTLLDFNRCGVPLIEIVTAPDLRSPEEAGKFLTEIRQIVKYLGICDGNMEEGSLRCDANVSIREKGSDILGTKTEVKNMNSIRYVVEALKCEIDRQIEILSNGGKIEQQTLLWNSDKQTVEPMRSKEESHDYRYFPEPDLPQLELDEIWLESIRKTLPELPSIRKLRLKSQYNLPDYDVEILTTEKEWADYFEETAKHTNDYKAISNWFMTEILKIINEEKISIQDFVIKPEWLAELINSINNQTISGKIAKEVFNEMLSNPQPPQEIIKNKGLVQITDENEIIKVVEKVLNENQKQVEQYLSGKEKVFAHFVGQVMKETKGKANPGLVNKILNEKLNALKSKN
- a CDS encoding tyrosine phenol-lyase; its protein translation is MKLTRRSWAEPFKIKVVEPLKMTTKEYRLKAIKEAGYNTFLLRSEDVYIDLLTDSGTSAMSDYQWAGMMLGDEAYAGSKNYYHLEDAVRKYYGFKYLVPTHQGRGAEHIISKILIKPGDYIPGNMYFTTTRLHQELAGGTFVDVIIDEAHDPENEHPFKGNIDLNKLEALVKKVGAKKIPYISVAATVNMAGGQPISMENVREVKAFCQKHGIKMWCDATRAVENAYFIKVREKGYQNKSIEEILREFCSHFEGIWVSAKKDCLVNIGGFLATRNKKVFEEARNLVVVYEGLHTYGGLAGRDMEAMARGIEEMVQLDHIKARIGQVEYLGNKLIKAKIPIVKPIGGHAIFLDAKKFLPHIPQIQFPAQTLAAEIYIDSGVRAMERGIVSAGRNKETGDHNYPKLELVRLTIPRRVYTQAHMDVTFESIVEVYNRRKEIKGLKMVYEPKYLRFFQARFERLK
- a CDS encoding glutamate racemase; this translates as MKISPQNPIGVFDSGIGGLTVVKELMQILPNESIVYFGDTARVPYGTKSEKTIKEYSIQNTKFLLSQNVKLIVIACNTSSAVALSEIQSMTELPVVGVIKPGAEAAVKNTKNKRVAVIGTTATIQSKAYEKEIKLIDPSIEVYGKACPLFVPIVEEGWSNHKIAQLAAEEYLSELKKKSIDTMVLGCTHYPLLKDTIQKVIGEDVILVDSGVETARVVKQILEKENLINQSTLKPNYSFFVSDLPQKFREVGEMFLGRQIENLVKVDL